In Myxocyprinus asiaticus isolate MX2 ecotype Aquarium Trade chromosome 8, UBuf_Myxa_2, whole genome shotgun sequence, a single genomic region encodes these proteins:
- the LOC127444753 gene encoding E3 SUMO-protein ligase ZBED1-like translates to MSSERESERLCPHPKKVSSSVWELFGFRENSSFLDNPVCRICRAVVSAKGGNTTNLFTHLRVHHPVDYALLQRGASKKTEKPRVSGQLTLFESVERKRKADMASASEDTAITESLAYFIAKDMMPFRIVERFVEQHAAVTATLMADRNTRHLVLRGSYISTLEDTCKVLKPLRTFTDSLAAETCITISSLRPVLQHLTESILAEMDDDSSLVRSMKHAICKNLQERYEDSNMANVINMACVLDPRFKLNFMEEADSIKRQLEQHLTQESSDNVGSTSTLSQESSARGECEDEGTSVSIPEAPKGLAGFLKMITRKKQEKRQSADMVKSTPAFQEVSAYTALPTISVDKDPLQWWKDNEEEFPRLAKLAQKILCIPATSVASERLFSSSGNIQTVFGSSLKPEKLNMLVFLHKNLP, encoded by the exons ATGTCCTCCGAGCGGGAGAGTGAGAGGCTTTGTCCGCATCCGAAAAAAGTAAGCTCGTCAGTATGGGAGCTTTTCGGCTTCAGAGAAAACAGCTCCTTCTTAGACAACCCAGTTTGCAGAATCTGTCGGGCTGTGGTCAGTGCGAAGGGGGGCAACACCACCAACCTTTTTACCCACCTCCGTGTCCATCACCCCGTGGATTACGCCCTTTTACAGAGA GGAGCTTCAAAGAAGACTGAGAAACCCAGAGTCTCGGGTCAGCTGACACTTTTTGAGTCTGTGGAAAGGAAGAGGAAAGCAGACATGGCTAGTGCATCTGAGGACACAGCCATCACTGAGTCACTAGCCTACTTCATAGCAAAGGACATGATGCCCTTTAGAATAGTAGAGAG ATTTGTTGAACAACATGCTGCTGTGACAGCAACTCTCATGGCTGACAGAAATACCAGGCATCTTGTGCTAAGGGGGTCATACATCTCTACACTTGAGGACACATGTAAGGTGCTGAAGCCACTCAGAACCTTTACTGATTCCCTGGCTGCAGAGACCTGTATCACAATCTCATCCCTGAGGCCTGTCCTTCAGCATCTGACTGAATCCATCCTGGCAGAAATGGATGATGACAGCAGCCTTGTGAGGAGCATGAAACATGCAATCTGCAAGAACTTACAAGAGCGGTATGAGGATTCTAATATGGCTAATG TGATTAACATGGCCTGCGTACTTGACCCCCGCTTCAAGTTGAACTTCATGGAAGAGGCAGATTCAATCAAAAGACAGCTAGAGCAGCATCTCACGCAGGAGTCTTCTGACAATGTAGGTAGCACTTCTACTCTCTCACAGGAGTCTTCTGCCAGAGGAGAATGTGAAGATGAGGGGACCAGTGTCTCTATCCCTGAGGCCCCAAAAGGCTTGGCTGGTTTTCTCAAAATGATAACAAGGAAAAAACAGGAGAAGAGACAATCAGCAGACATGGTAAAATCTACACCAGCATTTCAAGAAGTTTCTGCATACACAGCCTTGCCCACTATTTCTGTGGATAAAGACCCACTGCAGTGGTGGAAAGACAATGAGGAGGAGTTTCCAAGGTTGGCAAAACTGGCACAGAAGATCCTTTGCATTCCCGCCACCAGTGTTGCATCAGAAAGACTTTTCAGTTCTTCAGGAAACATTCAGACAGTGTTTGGCTCCAGTTTGAAACCAGAGAAACTTAACATGCTTGTCTTCCTTCACAAAAATTTGCCATAG